The following are encoded together in the Equus quagga isolate Etosha38 chromosome 1, UCLA_HA_Equagga_1.0, whole genome shotgun sequence genome:
- the TMEM8B gene encoding transmembrane protein 8B isoform X2, with protein MAQPLSRRLVLSQSRPWPPAPPLPRFPNGSRPRPGSQRMPRSGSQPRLPLQSQSLAWPPSPPLALFHLLSQIPAQPVSQTHSQCLLKSRAQPLPLLQSSSRPLLPSHSLPLFKPQCPAQSNPLFEPLPSSLCLPKSLPLPTPLSHTLPLSQPRVRSGLQLPPALLLLLLFSVLGPGAGGLFLTDYSTCSPRKLSPFRSFASAELFHFHVPEDTFLAVWNLIIFKEQGGTFGDHCPDQSVTVYFRSGAPPVINPLHTHFPGDTAVPGVFSLTLSWTLPNRTSGIFNVSSPLPGDWFLAAHLPQAHGHISVKGLQDECQYLLQPQLIVRRLLDVAVLVPGRPSEQTLSPHNRSALYKVFVPSFTYRVSAQLVCVGGRGASICPVTLRLRPKAPPLHNSSSMACGGASICQLELALPPWGHWVYVRVETPSRGPGRTIRFQLCVRLQECPQPSLSRALVPGAAMNMPQSLGNQPLPPEPPSFGATVEGAGATSLPEHCWPVRPTLRNELDAFSVHFYIFFGPSVALPPERPAVFALRLLPVLDSGGVLSLELQLNASSLHQENVTVFACLTHEVPLSLGDAAVTCSKESLAGFLLSVSATSRAARLRIPFPQTGTWFLTLRSLCGAGPRFVRCRNATAEVRLRTFLSPCVDDCGPYGQCKLLRTHNYLYAACECKAGWRGWGCTDSADALTYGFQLLSTLLLCLSNLMFLPPVVLAIRSRYVLEAAVYTFTMFFSTFYHACDQPGIVVFCIMDYDVLQFCDFLGSLMSVWVTVIAMARLQPVVKQVLYLLGAMLLSMALQLDRHGLWNLLGPSLFALGILATAWTVRSVRRRHCYPPTWRRWLFYLCPGSLIAGSAILLYAFVETRDNYFYIHSIWHMLIAGSVGFLLPPRAKTDHRVPSGARARGCGYQLCINEQEELGLVGPGGAAVSSICAS; from the exons ATGGCCCAGCCCTTGTCCCGGCGCCTCGTCCTATCCCAATCCAGACCTTGGCCCCCGGCCCCGCCCTTGCCCCGCTTCCCAAATGGGTCCCGGCCCAGGCCTGGGTCCCAGCGAATGCCCAGATCCGGGTCCCAACCCAGGCTCCCCCTCCAGTCCCAGTCCCTGGCCTGGCCCCCATCCCCGCCTCTGGCCTTGTTCCACCTCCTGTCACAAATCCCAGCGCAACCCGTATCTCAAACCCATTCCCAGTGTTTGCTTAAGTCCCGGGCCCAACCCCTGCCCTTGCTCCAGTCCTCATCACGGCCCCTTCTTCCATCCCATTCGCTTCCCTTGTTTAAGCCCCAGTGTCCAGCCCAGTCCAACCCATTATTTGAGCCTTTGCCCTCATCTCTGTGTTTACCCAAGTCTCTCCCACTACCCACCCCTCTCTCTCAtaccctgcccctctcccagcctcgaGTCAGGTCTGGGCTCCAGCTGCCGCCAGCCCTGTTGCTGCTCTTGCTCTTCTCTGTCCTTGGCCCAGGGGCTG GAGGCCTCTTCCTGACCGACTACTCCACCTGCTCACCCCGCAAGCTGAGTCCCTTCCGTTCCTTTGCCAGCGCTGAGCTCTTCCACTTCCACGTTCCTGAGGATACGTTCCTGGCTGTTTGGAACCTCATCATCTTCAAGGAGCAGGGGGGGACCTTTGGGGACCACTGCCCAGACCAAAGTGTGACTGT GTATTTCCGGTCTGGTGCACCCCCTGTCATCAATCCTCTGCACACACACTTCCCAGGGGACACGGCTGTGCCTGGGGTTTTCTCACTGACTCTCAGCTGGACGCTGCCCAACCGCACCTCGGGCATCTTTAACGTCAGCAGCCCCTTACCTGGGGACTGGTTCTTGGCTGCCCACCTTCCCCAGGCCCACGGCCACATCTCTGTCAAG GGTCTCCAGGATGAGTGTCAGTACCTGCTTCAGCCGCAGCTGATTGTCCGTCGTTTGCTGGACGTCGCCGTGCTGGTGCCTGGCCGTCCCTCAGAGCAAACCCTCTCTCCCCACAACCGCTCAGCCCTGTACAA GGTCTTTGTGCCCAGCTTCACTTACAGGGTTTCAGCACAGCTGGTGTGCGTGGGGGGCCGTGGGGCATCCATCTGCCCCGTGACACTGCGCCTACGTCCCAAGGCCCCACCCCTGCACAACTCAAGCTCTATGGCCTGTGGCGGTGCCTCCATATGTCAGCTGGAGCTGGCACTGCCCCCCTGGGGGCACTGGGTCTACGTGCGTGTGGAGACACCATCCCGGGGCCCTGGCAGGACCATCCGCTTCCAGCTGTGTGTGCGGTTGCAAG AGTGCCCGCAGCCCAGCCTGTCCCGTGCCCTGGTCCCCGGAGCTGCCATGAACATGCCCCAGTCCCTGGGCAACCAGCCACTGCCCCCAGAGCCGCCATCCTTTGGGGCCActgtggagggggctggggccaCATCTCTGCCCGAGCACTGCTGGCCAGTGCGCCCGACGCTGCGCAATGAGCTGGATGCCTTCTCCGTTCACTTCTACATCTTCTTTGGCCCCAGCGTGGCCCTGCCCCCTGAGAGGCCTGCCGTGTTCGCCCTGAGGTTGCTGCCAGTGCTGGACAGCGGAGGCGTCCTCAGCCTGGAGCTCCAGCTTAATGCG AGCTCCCTGCACCAGGAAAACGTGACAGTGTTTGCATGCCTGACTCACGAGGTGCCCTTGAGCCTGGGGGATGCAGCAGTGACCTGTTCCAAAG AGTCCCTCGCCGGCTTCCTCCTTTCGGTCAGTGCCACCTCCAGGGCGGCCAGGCTGCGGATTCCCTTCCCGCAGACGGGGACCTGGTTCCTGACCCTCCGCTCGCTGTGCGGGGCGGGGCCTCG GTTCGTGCGGTGCCGGAACGCGACGGCCGAGGTGCGGCTGCGCACCTTCCTGTCCCCGTGCGTGGACGACTGCGGGCCCTACGGCCAGTGCAAGCTGCTGCGCACGCACAACTACCTGTACGCGGCCTGCGAGTGCAAGGCCG GGTGGCGGGGCTGGGGCTGCACCGACAGTGCCGATGCTCTCACCTACGGATTCCAGCTGCTGTCCACACTTCTGCTCTGCCTGAGCAACCTCATGTTTTTGCCGCCTGTGGTCCTGGCCATTCGGAGCCGATATGTGCTGGAAGCTGCTGTCTACACCTTCACCATGTTCTTCTCCACG TTCTATCATGCCTGTGACCAGCCAGGCATTGTGGTTTTCTGCATCATGGACTACGACGTGCTGCAGTTCTGTGATTTCTTGGGCTCCTTAATGTCCGTGTGGGTCACTGTCATTGCCATGGCTCGTTTACAGCCTGTGGTCAAGCAG GTGCTGTATTTGCTGGGGGCTATGCTGCTGTCCATGGCTCTGCAGCTTGACCGGCATGGACTCTGGAACCTGCTTGGACCCAGTCTATTCGCCTTGGGGATCTTGGCTACAGCCTGG ACAGTGCGCAGCGTCCGCCGCCGGCACTGCTACCCACCCACGTGGCGCCGCTGGCTCTTCTACCTGTGCCCGGGCAGCCTCATTGCCGGCAGTGCCATCCTACTCTATGCTTTCGTGGAGACCCGAGACAACTACTTCTACATTCACAGCATTTGGCACATGCTCATCGCTGGCAGTGTGGGCTTCTTGCTGCCCCCTCGTGCCAAGACTGACCACCGGGTCCCATCTGGAGCCCGGGCCCGGGGCTGCGGTTACCAGCTGTGCATCAATGAGCAGGAGGAGCTGGGTCTTGTGGGCCCGGGAGGGGCTGCTGTCAGCAGCATCTGTGCCAGCTGA
- the TMEM8B gene encoding transmembrane protein 8B isoform X1 — translation MAQPLSRRLVLSQSRPWPPAPPLPRFPNGSRPRPGSQRMPRSGSQPRLPLQSQSLAWPPSPPLALFHLLSQIPAQPVSQTHSQCLLKSRAQPLPLLQSSSRPLLPSHSLPLFKPQCPAQSNPLFEPLPSSLCLPKSLPLPTPLSHTLPLSQPRVRSGLQLPPALLLLLLFSVLGPGAGGLFLTDYSTCSPRKLSPFRSFASAELFHFHVPEDTFLAVWNLIIFKEQGGTFGDHCPDQSVTVYFRSGAPPVINPLHTHFPGDTAVPGVFSLTLSWTLPNRTSGIFNVSSPLPGDWFLAAHLPQAHGHISVKGLQDECQYLLQPQLIVRRLLDVAVLVPGRPSEQTLSPHNRSALYKVFVPSFTYRVSAQLVCVGGRGASICPVTLRLRPKAPPLHNSSSMACGGASICQLELALPPWGHWVYVRVETPSRGPGRTIRFQLCVRLQECPQPSLSRALVPGAAMNMPQSLGNQPLPPEPPSFGATVEGAGATSLPEHCWPVRPTLRNELDAFSVHFYIFFGPSVALPPERPAVFALRLLPVLDSGGVLSLELQLNASSLHQENVTVFACLTHEVPLSLGDAAVTCSKESLAGFLLSVSATSRAARLRIPFPQTGTWFLTLRSLCGAGPRFVRCRNATAEVRLRTFLSPCVDDCGPYGQCKLLRTHNYLYAACECKAGWRGWGCTDSADALTYGFQLLSTLLLCLSNLMFLPPVVLAIRSRYVLEAAVYTFTMFFSTFYHACDQPGIVVFCIMDYDVLQFCDFLGSLMSVWVTVIAMARLQPVVKQVLYLLGAMLLSMALQLDRHGLWNLLGPSLFALGILATAWCAASAAGTATHPRGAAGSSTCARAASLPAVPSYSMLSWRPETTTSTFTAFGTCSSLAVWASCCPLVPRLTTGSHLEPGPGAAVTSCASMSRRSWVLWAREGLLSAASVPAEWGLGPVPWGT, via the exons ATGGCCCAGCCCTTGTCCCGGCGCCTCGTCCTATCCCAATCCAGACCTTGGCCCCCGGCCCCGCCCTTGCCCCGCTTCCCAAATGGGTCCCGGCCCAGGCCTGGGTCCCAGCGAATGCCCAGATCCGGGTCCCAACCCAGGCTCCCCCTCCAGTCCCAGTCCCTGGCCTGGCCCCCATCCCCGCCTCTGGCCTTGTTCCACCTCCTGTCACAAATCCCAGCGCAACCCGTATCTCAAACCCATTCCCAGTGTTTGCTTAAGTCCCGGGCCCAACCCCTGCCCTTGCTCCAGTCCTCATCACGGCCCCTTCTTCCATCCCATTCGCTTCCCTTGTTTAAGCCCCAGTGTCCAGCCCAGTCCAACCCATTATTTGAGCCTTTGCCCTCATCTCTGTGTTTACCCAAGTCTCTCCCACTACCCACCCCTCTCTCTCAtaccctgcccctctcccagcctcgaGTCAGGTCTGGGCTCCAGCTGCCGCCAGCCCTGTTGCTGCTCTTGCTCTTCTCTGTCCTTGGCCCAGGGGCTG GAGGCCTCTTCCTGACCGACTACTCCACCTGCTCACCCCGCAAGCTGAGTCCCTTCCGTTCCTTTGCCAGCGCTGAGCTCTTCCACTTCCACGTTCCTGAGGATACGTTCCTGGCTGTTTGGAACCTCATCATCTTCAAGGAGCAGGGGGGGACCTTTGGGGACCACTGCCCAGACCAAAGTGTGACTGT GTATTTCCGGTCTGGTGCACCCCCTGTCATCAATCCTCTGCACACACACTTCCCAGGGGACACGGCTGTGCCTGGGGTTTTCTCACTGACTCTCAGCTGGACGCTGCCCAACCGCACCTCGGGCATCTTTAACGTCAGCAGCCCCTTACCTGGGGACTGGTTCTTGGCTGCCCACCTTCCCCAGGCCCACGGCCACATCTCTGTCAAG GGTCTCCAGGATGAGTGTCAGTACCTGCTTCAGCCGCAGCTGATTGTCCGTCGTTTGCTGGACGTCGCCGTGCTGGTGCCTGGCCGTCCCTCAGAGCAAACCCTCTCTCCCCACAACCGCTCAGCCCTGTACAA GGTCTTTGTGCCCAGCTTCACTTACAGGGTTTCAGCACAGCTGGTGTGCGTGGGGGGCCGTGGGGCATCCATCTGCCCCGTGACACTGCGCCTACGTCCCAAGGCCCCACCCCTGCACAACTCAAGCTCTATGGCCTGTGGCGGTGCCTCCATATGTCAGCTGGAGCTGGCACTGCCCCCCTGGGGGCACTGGGTCTACGTGCGTGTGGAGACACCATCCCGGGGCCCTGGCAGGACCATCCGCTTCCAGCTGTGTGTGCGGTTGCAAG AGTGCCCGCAGCCCAGCCTGTCCCGTGCCCTGGTCCCCGGAGCTGCCATGAACATGCCCCAGTCCCTGGGCAACCAGCCACTGCCCCCAGAGCCGCCATCCTTTGGGGCCActgtggagggggctggggccaCATCTCTGCCCGAGCACTGCTGGCCAGTGCGCCCGACGCTGCGCAATGAGCTGGATGCCTTCTCCGTTCACTTCTACATCTTCTTTGGCCCCAGCGTGGCCCTGCCCCCTGAGAGGCCTGCCGTGTTCGCCCTGAGGTTGCTGCCAGTGCTGGACAGCGGAGGCGTCCTCAGCCTGGAGCTCCAGCTTAATGCG AGCTCCCTGCACCAGGAAAACGTGACAGTGTTTGCATGCCTGACTCACGAGGTGCCCTTGAGCCTGGGGGATGCAGCAGTGACCTGTTCCAAAG AGTCCCTCGCCGGCTTCCTCCTTTCGGTCAGTGCCACCTCCAGGGCGGCCAGGCTGCGGATTCCCTTCCCGCAGACGGGGACCTGGTTCCTGACCCTCCGCTCGCTGTGCGGGGCGGGGCCTCG GTTCGTGCGGTGCCGGAACGCGACGGCCGAGGTGCGGCTGCGCACCTTCCTGTCCCCGTGCGTGGACGACTGCGGGCCCTACGGCCAGTGCAAGCTGCTGCGCACGCACAACTACCTGTACGCGGCCTGCGAGTGCAAGGCCG GGTGGCGGGGCTGGGGCTGCACCGACAGTGCCGATGCTCTCACCTACGGATTCCAGCTGCTGTCCACACTTCTGCTCTGCCTGAGCAACCTCATGTTTTTGCCGCCTGTGGTCCTGGCCATTCGGAGCCGATATGTGCTGGAAGCTGCTGTCTACACCTTCACCATGTTCTTCTCCACG TTCTATCATGCCTGTGACCAGCCAGGCATTGTGGTTTTCTGCATCATGGACTACGACGTGCTGCAGTTCTGTGATTTCTTGGGCTCCTTAATGTCCGTGTGGGTCACTGTCATTGCCATGGCTCGTTTACAGCCTGTGGTCAAGCAG GTGCTGTATTTGCTGGGGGCTATGCTGCTGTCCATGGCTCTGCAGCTTGACCGGCATGGACTCTGGAACCTGCTTGGACCCAGTCTATTCGCCTTGGGGATCTTGGCTACAGCCTGG TGCGCAGCGTCCGCCGCCGGCACTGCTACCCACCCACGTGGCGCCGCTGGCTCTTCTACCTGTGCCCGGGCAGCCTCATTGCCGGCAGTGCCATCCTACTCTATGCTTTCGTGGAGACCCGAGACAACTACTTCTACATTCACAGCATTTGGCACATGCTCATCGCTGGCAGTGTGGGCTTCTTGCTGCCCCCTCGTGCCAAGACTGACCACCGGGTCCCATCTGGAGCCCGGGCCCGGGGCTGCGGTTACCAGCTGTGCATCAATGAGCAGGAGGAGCTGGGTCTTGTGGGCCCGGGAGGGGCTGCTGTCAGCAGCATCTGTGCCAGCTGAGTGGGGCTTGGGGCCTGTCCCTTGGGGAACATGA
- the TMEM8B gene encoding transmembrane protein 8B isoform X3 yields the protein MGPGPGLGPSECPDPGPNPGSPSSPSPWPGPHPRLWPCSTSCHKSQRNPYLKPIPSVCLSPGPNPCPCSSPHHGPFFHPIRFPCLSPSVQPSPTHYLSLCPHLCVYPSLSHYPPLSLIPCPSPSLESGLGSSCRQPCCCSCSSLSLAQGLGLQDECQYLLQPQLIVRRLLDVAVLVPGRPSEQTLSPHNRSALYKVFVPSFTYRVSAQLVCVGGRGASICPVTLRLRPKAPPLHNSSSMACGGASICQLELALPPWGHWVYVRVETPSRGPGRTIRFQLCVRLQECPQPSLSRALVPGAAMNMPQSLGNQPLPPEPPSFGATVEGAGATSLPEHCWPVRPTLRNELDAFSVHFYIFFGPSVALPPERPAVFALRLLPVLDSGGVLSLELQLNASSLHQENVTVFACLTHEVPLSLGDAAVTCSKESLAGFLLSVSATSRAARLRIPFPQTGTWFLTLRSLCGAGPRFVRCRNATAEVRLRTFLSPCVDDCGPYGQCKLLRTHNYLYAACECKAGWRGWGCTDSADALTYGFQLLSTLLLCLSNLMFLPPVVLAIRSRYVLEAAVYTFTMFFSTFYHACDQPGIVVFCIMDYDVLQFCDFLGSLMSVWVTVIAMARLQPVVKQVLYLLGAMLLSMALQLDRHGLWNLLGPSLFALGILATAWCAASAAGTATHPRGAAGSSTCARAASLPAVPSYSMLSWRPETTTSTFTAFGTCSSLAVWASCCPLVPRLTTGSHLEPGPGAAVTSCASMSRRSWVLWAREGLLSAASVPAEWGLGPVPWGT from the exons ATGGGTCCCGGCCCAGGCCTGGGTCCCAGCGAATGCCCAGATCCGGGTCCCAACCCAGGCTCCCCCTCCAGTCCCAGTCCCTGGCCTGGCCCCCATCCCCGCCTCTGGCCTTGTTCCACCTCCTGTCACAAATCCCAGCGCAACCCGTATCTCAAACCCATTCCCAGTGTTTGCTTAAGTCCCGGGCCCAACCCCTGCCCTTGCTCCAGTCCTCATCACGGCCCCTTCTTCCATCCCATTCGCTTCCCTTGTTTAAGCCCCAGTGTCCAGCCCAGTCCAACCCATTATTTGAGCCTTTGCCCTCATCTCTGTGTTTACCCAAGTCTCTCCCACTACCCACCCCTCTCTCTCAtaccctgcccctctcccagcctcgaGTCAGGTCTGGGCTCCAGCTGCCGCCAGCCCTGTTGCTGCTCTTGCTCTTCTCTGTCCTTGGCCCAGGGGCTG GGTCTCCAGGATGAGTGTCAGTACCTGCTTCAGCCGCAGCTGATTGTCCGTCGTTTGCTGGACGTCGCCGTGCTGGTGCCTGGCCGTCCCTCAGAGCAAACCCTCTCTCCCCACAACCGCTCAGCCCTGTACAA GGTCTTTGTGCCCAGCTTCACTTACAGGGTTTCAGCACAGCTGGTGTGCGTGGGGGGCCGTGGGGCATCCATCTGCCCCGTGACACTGCGCCTACGTCCCAAGGCCCCACCCCTGCACAACTCAAGCTCTATGGCCTGTGGCGGTGCCTCCATATGTCAGCTGGAGCTGGCACTGCCCCCCTGGGGGCACTGGGTCTACGTGCGTGTGGAGACACCATCCCGGGGCCCTGGCAGGACCATCCGCTTCCAGCTGTGTGTGCGGTTGCAAG AGTGCCCGCAGCCCAGCCTGTCCCGTGCCCTGGTCCCCGGAGCTGCCATGAACATGCCCCAGTCCCTGGGCAACCAGCCACTGCCCCCAGAGCCGCCATCCTTTGGGGCCActgtggagggggctggggccaCATCTCTGCCCGAGCACTGCTGGCCAGTGCGCCCGACGCTGCGCAATGAGCTGGATGCCTTCTCCGTTCACTTCTACATCTTCTTTGGCCCCAGCGTGGCCCTGCCCCCTGAGAGGCCTGCCGTGTTCGCCCTGAGGTTGCTGCCAGTGCTGGACAGCGGAGGCGTCCTCAGCCTGGAGCTCCAGCTTAATGCG AGCTCCCTGCACCAGGAAAACGTGACAGTGTTTGCATGCCTGACTCACGAGGTGCCCTTGAGCCTGGGGGATGCAGCAGTGACCTGTTCCAAAG AGTCCCTCGCCGGCTTCCTCCTTTCGGTCAGTGCCACCTCCAGGGCGGCCAGGCTGCGGATTCCCTTCCCGCAGACGGGGACCTGGTTCCTGACCCTCCGCTCGCTGTGCGGGGCGGGGCCTCG GTTCGTGCGGTGCCGGAACGCGACGGCCGAGGTGCGGCTGCGCACCTTCCTGTCCCCGTGCGTGGACGACTGCGGGCCCTACGGCCAGTGCAAGCTGCTGCGCACGCACAACTACCTGTACGCGGCCTGCGAGTGCAAGGCCG GGTGGCGGGGCTGGGGCTGCACCGACAGTGCCGATGCTCTCACCTACGGATTCCAGCTGCTGTCCACACTTCTGCTCTGCCTGAGCAACCTCATGTTTTTGCCGCCTGTGGTCCTGGCCATTCGGAGCCGATATGTGCTGGAAGCTGCTGTCTACACCTTCACCATGTTCTTCTCCACG TTCTATCATGCCTGTGACCAGCCAGGCATTGTGGTTTTCTGCATCATGGACTACGACGTGCTGCAGTTCTGTGATTTCTTGGGCTCCTTAATGTCCGTGTGGGTCACTGTCATTGCCATGGCTCGTTTACAGCCTGTGGTCAAGCAG GTGCTGTATTTGCTGGGGGCTATGCTGCTGTCCATGGCTCTGCAGCTTGACCGGCATGGACTCTGGAACCTGCTTGGACCCAGTCTATTCGCCTTGGGGATCTTGGCTACAGCCTGG TGCGCAGCGTCCGCCGCCGGCACTGCTACCCACCCACGTGGCGCCGCTGGCTCTTCTACCTGTGCCCGGGCAGCCTCATTGCCGGCAGTGCCATCCTACTCTATGCTTTCGTGGAGACCCGAGACAACTACTTCTACATTCACAGCATTTGGCACATGCTCATCGCTGGCAGTGTGGGCTTCTTGCTGCCCCCTCGTGCCAAGACTGACCACCGGGTCCCATCTGGAGCCCGGGCCCGGGGCTGCGGTTACCAGCTGTGCATCAATGAGCAGGAGGAGCTGGGTCTTGTGGGCCCGGGAGGGGCTGCTGTCAGCAGCATCTGTGCCAGCTGAGTGGGGCTTGGGGCCTGTCCCTTGGGGAACATGA
- the TMEM8B gene encoding transmembrane protein 8B isoform X4 encodes MACGGASICQLELALPPWGHWVYVRVETPSRGPGRTIRFQLCVRLQECPQPSLSRALVPGAAMNMPQSLGNQPLPPEPPSFGATVEGAGATSLPEHCWPVRPTLRNELDAFSVHFYIFFGPSVALPPERPAVFALRLLPVLDSGGVLSLELQLNASSLHQENVTVFACLTHEVPLSLGDAAVTCSKESLAGFLLSVSATSRAARLRIPFPQTGTWFLTLRSLCGAGPRFVRCRNATAEVRLRTFLSPCVDDCGPYGQCKLLRTHNYLYAACECKAGWRGWGCTDSADALTYGFQLLSTLLLCLSNLMFLPPVVLAIRSRYVLEAAVYTFTMFFSTFYHACDQPGIVVFCIMDYDVLQFCDFLGSLMSVWVTVIAMARLQPVVKQVLYLLGAMLLSMALQLDRHGLWNLLGPSLFALGILATAWCAASAAGTATHPRGAAGSSTCARAASLPAVPSYSMLSWRPETTTSTFTAFGTCSSLAVWASCCPLVPRLTTGSHLEPGPGAAVTSCASMSRRSWVLWAREGLLSAASVPAEWGLGPVPWGT; translated from the exons ATGGCCTGTGGCGGTGCCTCCATATGTCAGCTGGAGCTGGCACTGCCCCCCTGGGGGCACTGGGTCTACGTGCGTGTGGAGACACCATCCCGGGGCCCTGGCAGGACCATCCGCTTCCAGCTGTGTGTGCGGTTGCAAG AGTGCCCGCAGCCCAGCCTGTCCCGTGCCCTGGTCCCCGGAGCTGCCATGAACATGCCCCAGTCCCTGGGCAACCAGCCACTGCCCCCAGAGCCGCCATCCTTTGGGGCCActgtggagggggctggggccaCATCTCTGCCCGAGCACTGCTGGCCAGTGCGCCCGACGCTGCGCAATGAGCTGGATGCCTTCTCCGTTCACTTCTACATCTTCTTTGGCCCCAGCGTGGCCCTGCCCCCTGAGAGGCCTGCCGTGTTCGCCCTGAGGTTGCTGCCAGTGCTGGACAGCGGAGGCGTCCTCAGCCTGGAGCTCCAGCTTAATGCG AGCTCCCTGCACCAGGAAAACGTGACAGTGTTTGCATGCCTGACTCACGAGGTGCCCTTGAGCCTGGGGGATGCAGCAGTGACCTGTTCCAAAG AGTCCCTCGCCGGCTTCCTCCTTTCGGTCAGTGCCACCTCCAGGGCGGCCAGGCTGCGGATTCCCTTCCCGCAGACGGGGACCTGGTTCCTGACCCTCCGCTCGCTGTGCGGGGCGGGGCCTCG GTTCGTGCGGTGCCGGAACGCGACGGCCGAGGTGCGGCTGCGCACCTTCCTGTCCCCGTGCGTGGACGACTGCGGGCCCTACGGCCAGTGCAAGCTGCTGCGCACGCACAACTACCTGTACGCGGCCTGCGAGTGCAAGGCCG GGTGGCGGGGCTGGGGCTGCACCGACAGTGCCGATGCTCTCACCTACGGATTCCAGCTGCTGTCCACACTTCTGCTCTGCCTGAGCAACCTCATGTTTTTGCCGCCTGTGGTCCTGGCCATTCGGAGCCGATATGTGCTGGAAGCTGCTGTCTACACCTTCACCATGTTCTTCTCCACG TTCTATCATGCCTGTGACCAGCCAGGCATTGTGGTTTTCTGCATCATGGACTACGACGTGCTGCAGTTCTGTGATTTCTTGGGCTCCTTAATGTCCGTGTGGGTCACTGTCATTGCCATGGCTCGTTTACAGCCTGTGGTCAAGCAG GTGCTGTATTTGCTGGGGGCTATGCTGCTGTCCATGGCTCTGCAGCTTGACCGGCATGGACTCTGGAACCTGCTTGGACCCAGTCTATTCGCCTTGGGGATCTTGGCTACAGCCTGG TGCGCAGCGTCCGCCGCCGGCACTGCTACCCACCCACGTGGCGCCGCTGGCTCTTCTACCTGTGCCCGGGCAGCCTCATTGCCGGCAGTGCCATCCTACTCTATGCTTTCGTGGAGACCCGAGACAACTACTTCTACATTCACAGCATTTGGCACATGCTCATCGCTGGCAGTGTGGGCTTCTTGCTGCCCCCTCGTGCCAAGACTGACCACCGGGTCCCATCTGGAGCCCGGGCCCGGGGCTGCGGTTACCAGCTGTGCATCAATGAGCAGGAGGAGCTGGGTCTTGTGGGCCCGGGAGGGGCTGCTGTCAGCAGCATCTGTGCCAGCTGAGTGGGGCTTGGGGCCTGTCCCTTGGGGAACATGA